In Agrobacterium tumefaciens, a single genomic region encodes these proteins:
- a CDS encoding COX15/CtaA family protein codes for MTMANGSVDMVVEAALQKQEKDRRLLRIWLRVVLFTLFCLVLVGGATRLTESGLSITEWKPIHGAIPPLSVAEWEEEFQLYKRIPQYQEINKGMSLDEFKTIFWWEWAHRLLARTIGLVFALPLAFFWLTGRVEKRLRLPLVGLLALGGFQGFVGWWMVSSGLVNRTDVSQYRLATHLTIACLIFAGCMWILRGLSHHSPDAADERTGRGFAALLTVLCLFQIYLGALVAGLNAGLSYNTWPLMDGSLVPGDLFLQQPWWINLFENPKTVQFAHRLGAYTLFAATLWHMVSMARALPGTPHARRAVLFFVLISIQAGLGITTLLMHVDIHVALAHQGMALIVLAFSVAHWRGFIGEYPTPVAVEVRD; via the coding sequence ATGACGATGGCAAATGGTTCTGTGGACATGGTGGTAGAGGCCGCCCTGCAGAAACAGGAGAAGGACCGTCGACTGCTGCGCATCTGGCTGCGCGTCGTGCTTTTCACGCTCTTCTGTCTGGTCCTCGTCGGCGGCGCCACGCGGCTCACCGAATCCGGCCTGTCGATCACGGAATGGAAGCCGATCCACGGCGCGATACCGCCGCTTTCCGTGGCCGAGTGGGAAGAGGAGTTCCAGCTCTACAAGCGTATTCCCCAATATCAGGAAATCAACAAGGGCATGTCGCTCGATGAGTTCAAGACGATTTTCTGGTGGGAATGGGCGCATCGCCTGCTTGCCCGCACCATCGGGCTCGTCTTCGCCCTCCCGCTTGCCTTCTTCTGGCTCACCGGCCGCGTTGAAAAGCGCCTGCGCCTGCCGCTGGTAGGCCTTCTGGCGCTTGGCGGTTTCCAGGGCTTCGTCGGTTGGTGGATGGTGTCATCAGGCCTCGTCAACCGCACGGATGTTTCACAATATCGCCTCGCCACCCATCTGACGATCGCCTGCCTCATCTTCGCGGGCTGCATGTGGATATTGCGCGGACTGTCGCATCATTCGCCTGATGCGGCGGATGAGCGGACGGGCAGGGGCTTTGCCGCGCTGCTGACGGTGCTCTGTCTGTTCCAGATTTATCTTGGCGCGCTGGTGGCGGGTCTGAATGCCGGCCTGTCCTATAATACCTGGCCGCTGATGGATGGTTCGCTCGTGCCGGGTGATCTCTTCCTGCAGCAGCCCTGGTGGATCAACCTCTTCGAAAACCCGAAGACGGTGCAATTCGCCCATCGCCTGGGTGCCTACACGCTGTTTGCCGCCACGCTTTGGCATATGGTGTCGATGGCCCGTGCCTTGCCCGGTACGCCGCATGCCCGCCGCGCGGTGCTGTTCTTCGTGCTCATCTCCATTCAGGCGGGGCTCGGCATCACCACGCTTCTGATGCACGTCGATATCCATGTCGCGCTCGCCCATCAGGGCATGGCGCTGATCGTGCTCGCCTTTTCGGTCGCCCATTGGCGCGGTTTCATCGGCGAATATCCGACGCCCGTCGCGGTCGAAGTCAGGGACTGA
- a CDS encoding aminoglycoside phosphotransferase family protein, translating to MSSKTPSFPASWNIEAAKRIADTPAGIVYELMRKDGSLAIAKVLKKKVLKDSLRGADFIAWRAGIGCVELLDCSDNILLMEHAGKETLRDVLFRDGNDDATTEIAAEVLLRYHQPSEQPPPSSLLTLPLYFESLFRKAEQDRSDGIDSPFVEAARLAQTLIDQQRDIKPLHGDLHHENIMHSDRGWIIIDPAGLIGDAAFDVANMFSNPLDRFDLTRSEARIASMAAIFSRTLQRNERLLLQYAFAYGCLSATWHEEDENAQERDNELAVAATIKAVLKQF from the coding sequence ATGAGCAGCAAGACACCGTCTTTTCCGGCCTCGTGGAATATCGAGGCCGCGAAACGCATCGCCGATACACCGGCCGGTATCGTGTATGAGCTGATGCGCAAGGACGGCTCCCTTGCCATTGCCAAGGTTCTGAAAAAGAAGGTGCTGAAAGACAGTCTACGCGGCGCGGATTTCATCGCATGGCGCGCGGGTATCGGCTGCGTCGAACTGCTCGACTGTTCCGACAACATTCTACTGATGGAACATGCCGGCAAGGAGACCCTTCGCGACGTGCTGTTCCGCGACGGCAACGACGATGCCACCACGGAAATCGCCGCCGAGGTCCTGCTTAGATATCACCAGCCATCCGAACAGCCGCCGCCGTCCAGCCTGCTGACGCTGCCGCTCTATTTCGAAAGCCTGTTCCGCAAGGCCGAGCAGGATCGTTCCGACGGGATCGACAGCCCCTTTGTCGAGGCAGCGAGGCTTGCGCAGACGCTGATTGACCAGCAGCGGGATATCAAGCCGCTGCATGGCGATCTGCACCACGAGAATATCATGCACAGCGATCGCGGCTGGATCATCATCGACCCGGCGGGCCTGATCGGCGATGCGGCATTCGATGTCGCCAACATGTTCTCCAATCCGCTCGACCGTTTCGACCTCACCCGCAGCGAAGCACGCATTGCTTCCATGGCGGCAATCTTTTCCCGGACGCTGCAACGGAACGAACGGCTGTTGCTGCAATATGCCTTCGCCTATGGCTGCCTTTCGGCCACCTGGCACGAAGAGGACGAAAATGCGCAAGAGCGCGACAACGAACTCGCCGTCGCGGCAACAATCAAGGCAGTCCTGAAACAGTTTTGA
- the argC gene encoding N-acetyl-gamma-glutamyl-phosphate reductase, giving the protein MTAKIFIDGEHGTTGLQIRTRLAGRRDIELLSIPEAERRNAAMREDMLNNADISILCLPDDASKEAVSMVAGNNNVRIIDTSTAYRVHQDWAYGFAEMDRDQGEKVRSARFVANPGCYPTGAIALLRPLRAAGLLPDGYPVSVNAVSGYTGGGKQMIAQMEDQSRDDAISANNFLYGLTLKHKHVPEMTIHGQLDRAPLFAPSVGRFPQGMIVQVPLFAADLSEGTDIETIHAALTAHYAGQDIVSVVPLAESKGLSRIDAEELAGKDTMKLFVFGTPDGEHINLVALLDNLGKGASGAAVQNMELMLSA; this is encoded by the coding sequence ATGACAGCGAAGATCTTCATCGATGGCGAACACGGCACCACGGGTCTGCAGATCCGCACGCGCCTTGCCGGTCGCCGCGATATTGAACTGCTGTCCATTCCCGAAGCGGAGCGCCGCAATGCCGCGATGCGCGAGGATATGCTCAACAACGCCGACATTTCGATCCTCTGCCTGCCGGATGATGCCTCGAAGGAGGCCGTCTCCATGGTGGCCGGCAACAACAATGTCCGCATCATCGACACCTCGACCGCCTATCGCGTTCATCAGGACTGGGCTTACGGTTTTGCCGAAATGGATCGGGATCAGGGCGAGAAGGTTCGTTCCGCCCGTTTCGTCGCCAATCCGGGTTGCTACCCGACCGGCGCGATCGCGCTTCTGCGTCCGCTGCGCGCCGCGGGCCTCCTGCCCGATGGTTATCCGGTCAGCGTCAATGCGGTCTCCGGTTACACCGGCGGCGGCAAACAGATGATCGCGCAGATGGAAGACCAGAGCCGCGACGACGCGATCAGCGCCAATAATTTCCTGTATGGCCTGACGCTGAAGCACAAGCATGTGCCGGAAATGACCATTCACGGCCAGCTCGACCGCGCACCGCTGTTTGCGCCCTCCGTCGGACGTTTCCCGCAGGGCATGATCGTCCAGGTTCCGCTGTTTGCTGCGGACCTTTCGGAAGGCACTGATATCGAAACCATCCATGCCGCGCTGACCGCGCACTATGCGGGTCAGGACATCGTCAGCGTCGTGCCGCTTGCCGAAAGCAAGGGGCTTTCCCGCATCGATGCCGAGGAACTGGCCGGCAAGGACACGATGAAGCTCTTCGTCTTCGGTACGCCGGATGGTGAGCATATTAATCTCGTGGCGCTGCTCGACAATCTCGGCAAGGGCGCGTCCGGCGCGGCGGTGCAGAACATGGAGTTGATGCTCTCCGCATGA
- the speB gene encoding agmatinase, with protein sequence MPAKTIDHAFTSTTLTSAATDPTHAGVLSFMRRKYTKNLKGVSTAVWGIPFDAATSNRPGARFGPQAIRRASAIFDNDPQYPFARDLFAHMPTIDYGDCLLDYGNHWKTPDTIETEARSIISKTDYLLTLGGDHFITWPLLKAHVAKHGRLALVQFDAHQDTWFDDGKRIDHGSFVARAVRDGLIDPDRSIQIGIRTHAPDDFGIRVLHGYEVEEMRASDIASLIVKHTGGMPTYLTFDIDCLDPAFAPGTGTPVAGGPTSAKILSVLRGLGKLDIRGSDVVEVAPAYDHADITAIAGATVAMYMLGLRAERLAKAG encoded by the coding sequence ATGCCGGCCAAAACAATCGACCATGCCTTTACCTCGACAACGCTGACTTCGGCCGCCACCGACCCGACCCATGCGGGCGTCCTCTCCTTCATGCGGCGTAAATACACGAAGAACCTCAAGGGTGTTTCGACGGCCGTGTGGGGTATTCCCTTTGACGCGGCAACCTCCAACCGGCCGGGTGCGCGCTTCGGGCCGCAAGCCATCCGCCGTGCTTCGGCGATCTTCGACAATGATCCGCAATATCCCTTCGCGCGCGATCTTTTCGCCCATATGCCGACCATCGATTATGGCGACTGTCTGCTCGACTACGGCAACCATTGGAAAACACCCGATACGATCGAAACAGAAGCGCGCAGCATCATTTCCAAGACGGATTATCTGCTGACGCTGGGCGGGGATCACTTCATCACCTGGCCATTGCTGAAAGCGCATGTGGCCAAGCATGGGCGGCTGGCGCTGGTGCAGTTCGATGCGCATCAGGACACCTGGTTCGATGATGGCAAGCGCATCGACCACGGCTCCTTTGTGGCCCGCGCCGTGCGCGACGGGCTGATAGACCCGGACCGTTCGATCCAGATCGGTATCCGCACCCATGCGCCTGACGATTTCGGCATCCGCGTTCTCCATGGTTACGAAGTGGAAGAAATGCGGGCGAGCGATATTGCTTCGCTGATCGTCAAGCACACGGGCGGTATGCCCACCTACCTGACCTTCGATATCGATTGCCTCGACCCCGCTTTTGCACCGGGGACCGGCACACCCGTCGCCGGTGGGCCGACCAGCGCCAAAATACTCTCGGTTCTGCGCGGGCTCGGAAAACTCGATATTCGCGGCTCCGATGTCGTGGAAGTCGCACCCGCTTACGACCATGCTGATATTACCGCCATTGCCGGAGCCACCGTTGCAATGTATATGCTTGGCCTGCGCGCCGAACGGCTGGCGAAGGCCGGCTGA
- the rpsI gene encoding 30S ribosomal protein S9 — MADLSSLKDLAPASEASAPVHVRKVDTLGRSYATGKRKNAVARVWVKAGSGKIIINGRDFTTYFARPVLQMILQQPLVAAARSGQFDIIATVAGGGLSGQAGAVRHGVSKALTYFEPGLRSVLKKGGFLTRDSRVVERKKYGKAKARRSFQFSKR; from the coding sequence TCGGAAGCTTCGGCTCCCGTGCACGTCCGCAAGGTTGACACCCTCGGCCGCTCCTACGCGACCGGCAAGCGCAAGAACGCCGTAGCCCGCGTATGGGTTAAGGCCGGTTCTGGCAAGATCATCATCAACGGCCGCGATTTCACCACGTATTTCGCACGTCCGGTTCTGCAGATGATCCTCCAGCAGCCGCTGGTCGCAGCTGCCCGTTCGGGTCAGTTCGACATCATTGCAACGGTTGCAGGCGGCGGTCTTTCCGGCCAGGCCGGTGCCGTACGTCACGGTGTTTCCAAGGCTCTCACCTACTTCGAACCGGGCCTGCGCTCCGTTCTGAAGAAGGGTGGCTTCCTGACCCGCGACAGCCGTGTTGTCGAGCGTAAGAAGTACGGTAAGGCCAAGGCCCGCCGGTCCTTCCAGTTCTCCAAGCGTTAA